The following proteins are co-located in the Euwallacea fornicatus isolate EFF26 chromosome 16, ASM4011564v1, whole genome shotgun sequence genome:
- the LOC136343982 gene encoding uncharacterized protein, producing the protein MKLVALSFVIAFAFVSVQSHPVGEHDSEEDVMYLVPLRREKRQQRTNFQVKSPGIATLSHQGTLLNNNNHRLDGMGYATKDFSRHGGLRPDGYGGSLDYLHKPSGAGLGVTADHFRRSGTDVGASGTWNFIQKPNANFGITGEYRRHFGPGGGKPDFGVFLGGKATF; encoded by the exons atgaagTTAGTCGCTCTTAGTTTTGTTATAGCGTTTGCCTTCGTTAGTGTTCAGTCACATCCTGTAGGCGAACATGACAGTGAAGAAGATGTAATGTACCTGGTGCCCTTACGGAGGGAAAAGAG GCAACAACGAACGAATTTTCAAGTCAAATCTCCTGGAATCGCAACCTTGAGCCACCAAGGAACTCTATTAAACAATAACAACCACAGATTGGACGGGATGGGTTATGCCACGAAAGATTTCTCCAGGCATGGTGGTTTGAGGCCCGACGGCTATGGCGGCAGCCTGGATTACTTGCACAAGCCCAGCGGCGCTGGATTGGGTGTCACTGCTGATCATTTTCGGAGATCAG GTACCGACGTAGGAGCTTCGGGCACTTGGAACTTCATTCAAAAACCAAATGCCAATTTTGGAATTACTGGAGAATACCGCAGACACTTCGGACCGGGCGGTGGTAAGCCAGATTTCGGAGTATTTTTAGGCGGAAAAGCGACTTTCTAG